One segment of Penaeus chinensis breed Huanghai No. 1 chromosome 14, ASM1920278v2, whole genome shotgun sequence DNA contains the following:
- the LOC125032416 gene encoding uncharacterized protein LOC125032416 isoform X2, which translates to MKSFLSLGMGKPAPALESPKPASGILPHGEEDALANLWVDIIKSETACCKLISEVRNYRDSIKEVQEAEEKLLKDLGASGLGAVSPQLQQASDEYLSVIMEMKSKSEETSTGVQEVLGDPIKQYHALFEPLDALRKRRDAQLMVVQKCQDKLDKLKLKGKRNTDVIVEREAAMAVLRELNGKLLKEAKHFHDLRQPYLQPCILAYVQSQVDYYGTANAQFNSQVQISRGVHQMKESEYEAVMGEQLNKIKSLNIVAA; encoded by the exons ATGAAGTCCTTTCTCAGCCTTGGTATGGGGAAACCGGCCCCAGCGTTGGAATCCCCAAAGCCTGCGAGTGGCATTCTTCCGCACGGGGAAGAAGACGCCCTTGCAAATCTATGGGTTGACATTATTAA ATCAGAGACTGCGTGTTGCAAGCTTATCAGTGAAGTGAGGAACTACAGGGATTCCATCAAGGAGGTacaagaggcagaggaaaagctGTTGAAAGACTTAGGGGCTTCAGGCCTTGGAGCAGTTTCTCCCCAACTGCAGCAGGCTAGTGATGAGTATCTCTCCGTAATAATGGAG ATGAAGAGCAAGAGCGAAGAAACAAGCACAGGCGTACAGGAGGTGTTAGGAGATCCCATCAAGCAGTACCATGCACTCTTCGAGCCACTGGATGCTCTGCGAAAGCGTCGGGATGCTCAGTTAATGGTTGTGCAGAAGTGTCAGGACAAGCTGGATAAACTGAAATTGAAG GGCAAACGCAACACTGATGTCATTGTAGAACGCGAGGCAGCCATGGCCGTTCTACGAGAGCTGAATGGGAAGTTGTTGAAAGAAGCGAAACATTTTCATGATCTGCGACAGCCATACTTACAGCCTTGCATATTGGCCTATGTGCAAAGCCAG GTGGACTATTATGGGACAGCAAATGCACAATTCAACAGTCAAGTCCAAATCAGTCGAGGAGTTCATCAGATGAAAGAGAGTGAATACGAAGCTGTGATGGGAGAGCagctaaacaaaataaaatccctCAATATTGTGGCTGCATAA
- the LOC125032416 gene encoding uncharacterized protein LOC125032416 isoform X1 produces MKSFLSLGMGKPAPALESPKPASGILPHGEEDALANLWVDIINRSETACCKLISEVRNYRDSIKEVQEAEEKLLKDLGASGLGAVSPQLQQASDEYLSVIMEMKSKSEETSTGVQEVLGDPIKQYHALFEPLDALRKRRDAQLMVVQKCQDKLDKLKLKGKRNTDVIVEREAAMAVLRELNGKLLKEAKHFHDLRQPYLQPCILAYVQSQVDYYGTANAQFNSQVQISRGVHQMKESEYEAVMGEQLNKIKSLNIVAA; encoded by the exons ATGAAGTCCTTTCTCAGCCTTGGTATGGGGAAACCGGCCCCAGCGTTGGAATCCCCAAAGCCTGCGAGTGGCATTCTTCCGCACGGGGAAGAAGACGCCCTTGCAAATCTATGGGTTGACATTATTAA cAGATCAGAGACTGCGTGTTGCAAGCTTATCAGTGAAGTGAGGAACTACAGGGATTCCATCAAGGAGGTacaagaggcagaggaaaagctGTTGAAAGACTTAGGGGCTTCAGGCCTTGGAGCAGTTTCTCCCCAACTGCAGCAGGCTAGTGATGAGTATCTCTCCGTAATAATGGAG ATGAAGAGCAAGAGCGAAGAAACAAGCACAGGCGTACAGGAGGTGTTAGGAGATCCCATCAAGCAGTACCATGCACTCTTCGAGCCACTGGATGCTCTGCGAAAGCGTCGGGATGCTCAGTTAATGGTTGTGCAGAAGTGTCAGGACAAGCTGGATAAACTGAAATTGAAG GGCAAACGCAACACTGATGTCATTGTAGAACGCGAGGCAGCCATGGCCGTTCTACGAGAGCTGAATGGGAAGTTGTTGAAAGAAGCGAAACATTTTCATGATCTGCGACAGCCATACTTACAGCCTTGCATATTGGCCTATGTGCAAAGCCAG GTGGACTATTATGGGACAGCAAATGCACAATTCAACAGTCAAGTCCAAATCAGTCGAGGAGTTCATCAGATGAAAGAGAGTGAATACGAAGCTGTGATGGGAGAGCagctaaacaaaataaaatccctCAATATTGTGGCTGCATAA